TTGGTCATACTAGTGGCTCCATTTTTGCTATGTTATAAGAATttataagttaaatttttagttAGTGAAATGGCTGTTAGGTGCTATACATGTTTTCTTTGTATGTTTTGATTTGCTAAGTTACTGTActcttgcttttgttttttatgataaaattcaatGCTTCTGATGCAGAGTCTCTTTTGGACCCgggccaataatattttgggcTCGTGACttgtttatttccttttatgttGTTTGGTCTGCTCTCTTTTAATAACTTGTATGAAAAACTTGGTATCCTCCTGGTGTATTGGGCGCTATTTAGGGATTAAGTGGTATGTTTTTCGAACAATTCTTCTACAATTGAAAGATTTAGTTGCTTCATGCATTAGTTGAGACTAGGAGTTGCCAGAAGTGTAATTTTTCAATCAACTGATACTTCTCAGAATAATGCACTGTTACATGGTAACTTATCTTATCTTGAGAACATCCTTGGTTAAATTTTTCCTTGTCCATGACATTGAATATTGTTTTCCCTGTAGTGTAGGATATGCGAGTCTGCGTGTTTCTCGGTGGGAAATCAATAGAGCATATGTTTTTGCACAATAGAGTGGTTGATTGTGGAAGTTGATTATGGGGATTTAATTTTCAGAACTGTCAAACAATGACTCTGTAAATAGATGCCCAAACAGACAATATTGTGTGCACTTGTTTTTGTAGCTGTTTCCTTTGCTGTAGTTTCATTGTGTCTGAATGTTGTCTATAATGTAAGAACTCATTTGGACCATGGTTTGTATTAGTTCTAAATTTGTTGGTCTATCAAAACGTTGTGGTTATTTATGGTGATTTTCCTTGTTTTATCTGTAACTGTAGATAGGTAAGAATGTTATTTAGAGCATGACCTGTGAGCCTTTAATCTGTTCAAGTACAGTAACCAATCAttatttgcttttgcttttccCATATTTCTTGTCTTATCAAGTTTTTCAGTTATTATGTAAGATGGCATATTTTGTCTTCTCtgtcatttttaaaacataaatatcgGTTCTTTAGTTGTGAAACATTTATTCCTTAAATGACTGGTATTGTACCTGCCTTGATGATTGTGGATATTTAAAATTCTTCCAGAGTTTTCAACAGCGTTGATTAATATCCTAGTATTTGTTGCAGAGGCCGCAATTGGTCAAAGGGAACATGCAGCTTTTCTCTGTGGATCAGCAGCGTAGTCAGGCTCTTGAAGCACATGCAGCGTCATTTGCCTCTTTTAAAGTGATGTTActctcaaattttatttcattttgtggATTCTAATCCTTTCTGTGTTCCTCCTGGTATTCTATTTTAAATGTGCTTGTTTGATGCTTTTCCAGGTTGCAGGAAATGATAATGCTTCAATCCTTATCTCTTTTGCATCAAGGTCATTTAATGCTGGACAACTAACATCAAAGTTGCATGTTATTGAACTTGGTGCTGTGCCAggttatttacttttctctggaattcatttttcatatgTACATCATATGAAGTGTAATTGTGTCTTGGTTTCATTTGTTTGCTTTTATGCTGTCCCAAAGTAAGTTTTTGTTCTTGGTGAAACTAAAAGCATGTTACTATAACTTTCCATAATGGCTTCCAATGAAATCTTTTGGATACTGATTGTGCTATTGGCTATTAGGCAAACCATCATTTACTAAGAAGCAAGCAGACCTGTTCTTTCCACCAGACTTCGCTGATGATTTTCCTGTGTCAATGCAGGTAGATCAtagcttattttttatctagACTGGCAGTGTTTCTAATAGGTTCACCACAAGCTAAAATTtgttaacttttattttgtgACAGATATCCCAAAAGTATGGCTTAATATATGTGATCACAAAGCAAGGACTTCTATTTGTTTATGACCTAGAGACTGCTAGCGCGGTTTATAGAAACCGAATCAGTCCAGATCCTATATTTTTGACGACTGATGCTTCTTCAGTAGGTGGCTTCTATGCAGTCAATAGGAGAGGACAGGTTTTGCTTGCCACTGTAAATGAAGCAACACTTGTGCCTTTCGTTAGTGGCCAGGTTTGCTTGCTGGATTCTCTCCTTTTCTGTCAAGTTTTATTATACAGGAAGAGGGCCATCAATCTTATATCATTTTTTGGTGGTTTGACAGTTAAACAATCTTGAACTTGCTGTTAATCTTGCAAAAAGAGGAAATCTTCCTGGTGCTGAAAATCTGGTAAAcacattattttcttgttttcatttgttAACTTTGCCGAGCGTTGGAATGAATTGTACTTATTGCTTACTTATTTAATGTTCTTGTGTTCCTATGATTAATGTATCTTTCATCATCTTTTGCTTTCTCTATGCAccgtaaaaaaaactatttattgaaATGTTTCAAGACATGAATCTGgtgaaaaatgatatttgttatttaaGAGTTAAAGATTATCTTACCTCCAATAAATAAGTTTGTGCAACATAATGTATCCTGTGTCAATGCAGTTAAAACTTGAATAAGCTAGAAAAACTTCCCACCTTTTGAATTTTCCATGAAAGTGAATTTTATGACGCTTTCTTAAAGtttgcattattttattttatttcagttttatcTGAGAAGTATCATGGGTTGACTCAAAATTCTACCATGTATGCTTGAATTGATCTATGTCTGTGTGCGTGTATGGTGTGTTTCTAGTTTCTACCATGAACATCTCCCATTGGTTGTCTCTTTCAGGTTGTCCAGAGGTTTCAAGAGTTATTTTCTCAGGCAAAGTATAAGGAGGCTGCAGAACTTGCAGCAGAATCTCCACAAGGAATCCTGCGCACTCCTGACACTGTTGCtaaatttcaggtttttttagtgcaaagtttatccttttttgtttctttggttCTTTATCTATGAAGATACTGTAATCCGAAGGTCATGAATTTCTTATTTGGTTCATGCGCAACAGAGTGTTCCGGTGCAAGCTGGGCAAACACCACCATTGCTGCAGTACTTTGGAACTCTGTTGACTAGAGGAAAACTCAATGCTTTCGAGTCATTGGAATTATCACGCCTTGTTGTAAATCAGAATAAGAAAAATCTTCTGGAGAACTGGTTGGCAGAGGACAAGCTTGAATGCACTGAAGAGCTTGGAGATCTTGTGAAGGTCAGTTATATTTATTGTTGCTGGTAATGTTTGGGTTCTTCAATTAATAGCAAAATAAAggctattttatcatttattcttTTGACTTTTGTTTAATATCCGTGCACCATGTTTTTACCTGACCTGACACTACTGAGATGTCATTGAGAGACCTCTCTTGGGTCCAAAAATTTATTCTGGTATCAATACCAATAAATATGGTATTCATCCCGGAAgtggtttgttttattttttatttttttatttatgtaaacaACTtggatatatttaatttgacatGGATATCATTTTCTGCTTTGTCTATGTAGTTAGTGTGTATAATTTCTTTCATCTTTCTGATATTATAAACATGTTTCCATTGCAGACAGTTGATAATGACCTTGCATtgaagatatatattaaagctAGGGCAACTCCAAAAGTTGTTGCAGCATTTGCTGAGAGGAGGGAGTTTGACAAGATTCTTATATACTCAAAGCAGGTAAAGTACTCATGCTCTTTCATTAAAATCTTTTGATCTATGCTGCCAAATTCCAACTTAATTAATACcgtgaataaaatattttagctaTAGCTGTTAGTTATGTTTTGGGTGCTGAcaacttatattttatttcactgGTATAGGTTGGCTATAATCCTGATTATTTGTTCCTTCTCCAAACAATATTGCGGACAGACCCTCAGGTATGTGGACTCTCattttctcaaattttttagtcactcacacacacacacacacacacacacagtttTGTATACACAATGTGTCAACCAACATGTAATGGCTGAagcttcttttattttgttttgagttttgttGGCATTCACCTTCATTTCAACTTTCTGGATGCCAGGCTGCTGTTAATTTTGCTTTAATGATGTCTCAAATGGAGGGAGGTTGCCCAGTCGATTACAACACAATAACTGATCTATTCCTTCAGGTTCTactgtattattattttttagcacaaaataattcaattatgtACAGAAATGTTCCTTCTGTCAacctgatattttatttttccttttattgcttttgttgtttttcagaGGAATTTGATCCGTGAGGCAACAGCATTTTTGTTGGATGTTCTGAAGCCAAATTTGCCTGAGCATGGATTCCTTCAAACTAAGGTtagtactttttaaaaaaagttattttgtaTAGTTGAAATCAGTATTGATGGTCATTGCTTAACAATCTTCATGTTAATTTCCACCAGGTTTTGGAGATCAATCTTGTGACATTTCCAAATGTTGCAGATGCTATATTAGCCAATGGTATGTTTAGTCATTATGATCGCCCACGGATTGGCCAACTCTGTGAAAAAGCTGGGTTGTATATTCGAGCGCTTCAGGTAAAATGCCTTCTCAATCCTTAAGTAAACCCTTATGTTTTGGAATTTCACTATTTCTTGAACTAACgatattttacatataatgcAGCACTATACCGAGTTGCCTGATATAAAACGTGTTATTGTGAACACACATGTCATTGAGCCTCAGGTTTGCTCACAATGCATAAACAAGTCTGTCCCAAGCGAATGTAACATTATCTCTAAGTGTTTATGTTACTTTTCAGGCTCTTGTTGAGTTCTTTGGCACTCTTTCTCGAGAATGGGCTCTTGAATGTATGAAAGATCTTCTTCTTGTCAACCTGAGGGGCAACCTTCAGATTATTGTGCAGGTAAAGTATCCTTTTAGTAGCAATCACAAATACAACCTTTTCTATTAGGTCTCATAGACATCTCTGTATGCAGACTGCCAAAGAATACTGTGAGCAATTGGGTGTGGATGCATGCATAAAGCTCTTCGAGCAGTTTAAGTCGTATGAAGGACTGTATTTCTTTTTGGGTTCATATTTGAGCTCCAGGTACTCCTTTTTTGACAATGTGGATTCTCTTAtccaaaatacaataattttgGTTGTTAAAATGTATGCTGCAACAATCTCTTTGCTTTCTGGGTAGTGAGGATCCTGAAATCCACTTCAAGTACATTGAAGCGGCTGCGAAAACTGGGCAGATTAAGGAGGTAGAACGTGTGACACGTGAATCTAACTTCTATGATCCTGAAAAGACAAAGAACTTTTTAATGGAAGCCAAACTTCCAGATGCACGCCCATTGATCAATGTTTGTGATCGTTTTGGATTTGTCCCGGACCTTACCCATTACCTGTACGTAAACAATATGCTTCGCTATATTGAGGGTTATGTTCAAAAggtaaattttattcttaagtTTACTTCAAATGTTAAGTTTGAGATTTTTGTGTGATGGaacatttttcatgttttttaattgcttaAATCATTTGTAAGTGGCAAAATACAGTCCCATTTTTCATTTTCCTCTTGTTCTTATGTTTGACAGGTCAATCCAGGAAATGCTCCTTTAGTTGTAGGACAACTTCTTGATGATGAATGTGCTGAAGATTTCATTAAAGGCCTTATTCTTTCAGTTCGTTCTCTTCTGCCAGTTGAGCCCTTAGTGGAGGAGTGTGAGAAaaggtttgttgttttttcaaaatgttatgTTCAATCATCTAATCATCTGTCTTTTGCAGCTTCACTTACTATTTTCCTTGCAGGAATCGTCTCCGCTTACTCACTCAGTTCTTGGAGCATCTAGTCAGTGAGGGAAGCCAGGATGTGCATGTTCACAATGCTCTTGGTAAAATTATTATCGACAGCGGCGACAATCCGGAGCATTTTCTTACCACCAACCCATATTACGATTCACGTGTTGTTGGTAAATATTGTGAGAAGCGGGATCCCACCCTTGCTGTTGTTGCCTACCGAAGAGGACAGTGTGATGATGAACTAATCAATGTCACAAACAAGAATTCATTGTTTAAACTGCAGGCCAGGTATGCATATTGTTCATCAGTAAGTGGTTATGATTCATTATGTGCTTAGATATGTTTCTTTCTGCTGATTCCCCAATGGTTTTATTCAGATATGTTGTAGAACGGATGGATGGTGATCTCTGGGAGAAAGTCCTTAGTCCTGATAATGAGTATAGACGGCAGCTGATTGATCAGGTTGTATCGACTGCTTTGCCTGAAAGCAAGAGTCCTGATCAGGTTTCAGCAACTGTTAAAGCTTTCATGACAGCTGATCTTCCACATGAACTGATCGAACTTCTTGAAAAGATTGTTCTCCAAAATTCTGCTTTCAGTGGAAATTTCAATCTGCAAAACCTGCTCATCTTGACTGCCATCAAGGCTGATCCATCAAGAGTTATGGATTACATTAATAGGCTAGACAACTTTGATGGTCCTGCAATTGGGGAGGTTGCTGTGGAAGCTCAATTGTATGAAGAGGCGTTCGCCATTTTCAAGAAGTTCAATCTGAATTTTTCAGCTGTCAATGTCCTGCTGGATAATATTCGCAGCATTGATCGAGCTGTGGAGTTTGCATTCCGGGTGGAAGAAGAAGCTGTCTGGAGCCAAGTGGCCAAGGCCCAACTGCGAGAGGGACTAGTGAGTGAAGCAATTGAGTCATTTATCCGTGCAGACGATGCTACTCAATTTTTGGAAGTCATAAAGGCTGCCGAGGATGCAGATGTATATCATGACTTGGTGAGGTACCTTCTAATGGTGAGGCAAAAGTCCAAGGAGCCCAAGGTGGATAGTGAACTCATTTATGCATATGCGAAAATTGATCAACTGGGCGAAATTGAAGAGTTCATTCTCATGCCTAATGTTGCAAATCTCCAAAATGTTGGAGATCGCTTATATGATGAAGCCCTGTACGAGGCAGCAAAGattatatttagatttattaGTAACTGGGCGAAGTTAGCTGTTACACATGTTAAGCTAAAAGAGTTCCAAAGTGCCGTTGATGCAGCTCGAAAAGCAAACAGCTCGAAAACATGGAAAGAAGTCTGCTTTGCTTGTGTTGATGCTGAGGAATTCCGCTTGGCTCAGATATGTGGTCTCAACATCATCATACAGGTGGTTATTGTTTGAACCCTTTCTTTCAGTCTGACTTTTTAATGTTGTGAGCATAACTTGCTATAACCTTATACAGGCCTTGGCCATTTTCTgctgatttttttccttaaatcctTATCTTTAGCAAGTAACATAGCTAATGGTAGAAAATGAATTTCTGTGCATAAATGGAAAGTATTCAAGTGGTCTTAAATTCTGATTTGTGTTTATTCTATTATTATAGGTTGATGATTTGGAAGAGGTCAGTGAGTATTACCAGAACAGAGGATGCTTCAGTGAGCTCATCTCTCTAATGGAAAGCGGGCTTGGTTTGGAACGTGCACATATGGGCATCTTCACTGAATTGGGAGTTTTATATGCGAGATACCGCCCTGAGAAGCTTATGGAGCACATCAAATTGTTCTCAACTCGTCTCAACATCCCCAAGCTTATACGGGCTTGTGATGAACAACAGCACTGGAAGGAACTGACTTATTTATACATCCAATATGATGAATTTGACAATGCTGCTACCACTATAATGAACCACTCTCCAGAAGCTTGGGACCACATGCAATTCAAAGATGTTGTGGTAAAAGTTGCAAATGTTGAGCTCTACTACAAGGCTGTGCACTTTTACTTGCAAGAGCATCCAGACCTAATCAATGATCTTCTTAATGTGATTGCTCTTCGTGTTGACCATACTAGAGTGGTGGACATAATGCGAAAGGTAAACTTTAACATTTATTGCATCTGTTGTTGCTGCTCCCACTTCTCTTGGAAAGTGAGTGACTAGGAAGAGTTTTGTCTGTAATATATCTTATTCACATCTGCAATTCTGAGTTTCAGGCTGGTCAGCTCCGCCTTGTTAAGCCATACATGGTTGCAGTTCAGAGCAATAATGTCTCTGCTGTAAATGAAGCACTGAATGGAATTTACATTGAGGAGGAGGACTATGACAGACTTCGTGAATCTATTGAGTTGCATGATAACTTTGACCAGATAGGTCTTGCACAGAAGGTTGGTTTAGATTTCAATAGATGACTGAAAGTCCTAaaggttgattttttatttacaagccCTAATAATGCGTTTGTGCAGATTGAGAAACATGAGCTTCTGGAGATGAGACGTGTTGCTGCTTACATATACAAGAAAGCTGGAAGGTGGAAGCAGTCAATTGCTTTGTCAAAGAAAGACAATCTTTACAAAGATTGTATGGAAACTTGTTCACAGTCTGGTGAAAGGGAACTTTCTGAGGAGTTGCTTGTCTATTTCATTGAGCAGGTTTGTTTTATCTAGTTCTTCTCTCCCCATGTTGTGTGTGTGGCAATGCAGCACACCTTTAGTGCCTGACAAGAACTTTCTATCTTGAAGTCCCTGTGCAATCCTCCCTCCCTCTTCACAATCCCAGCTAGTTTTCAACGCCACTTTTCTCATTGTTTAATACGTTCAGATGATTGCTAAAACAAGATTgcctttgatatttcttcaaatgATTTTCTTAAGGATTAAGCCATTGGATGATATTGATTTTAGACCactgtaattgtttttaaagcTTCTATCATACAGTCCTCTTTCAGAAAAGATAAAGCCAACCCTCCCCTTCCCcctcaaaaaagaaagaaagaaagaaagaaagatatattGTGCTAGATGCATTTTGTCATATTGGGAGTCACAAATGTGAACTGTGCTGATGATCTTGTTAAATGCTGATGCAGGGAAAGAAAGAGTGCTTTGCTGCTTGCCTCTTTGTTTGTTATGATTTGATCCGACCAGATGTTGCTCTTGAGCTGGCTTGGATGAACAACATGATTGATTTTGCGTTCC
This genomic interval from Populus alba chromosome 1, ASM523922v2, whole genome shotgun sequence contains the following:
- the LOC118055513 gene encoding clathrin heavy chain 1, giving the protein MAAANAPITMKEALTLSNLGINPQFINFTHVTMESEKYICIRETAPQNSVVIVDMSMPAQPLRRPITADSAMMNPNSRILALKAQLPGTTQDHLQIFNIEMKAKVKSHQMPEQVVFWKWSSANMLALVTQTSVYHWSIEGDSEPVKMFDRTANLQGNQIINYRCDPSEKWLVLIGIAQGPPERPQLVKGNMQLFSVDQQRSQALEAHAASFASFKVAGNDNASILISFASRSFNAGQLTSKLHVIELGAVPGKPSFTKKQADLFFPPDFADDFPVSMQISQKYGLIYVITKQGLLFVYDLETASAVYRNRISPDPIFLTTDASSVGGFYAVNRRGQVLLATVNEATLVPFVSGQLNNLELAVNLAKRGNLPGAENLVVQRFQELFSQAKYKEAAELAAESPQGILRTPDTVAKFQSVPVQAGQTPPLLQYFGTLLTRGKLNAFESLELSRLVVNQNKKNLLENWLAEDKLECTEELGDLVKTVDNDLALKIYIKARATPKVVAAFAERREFDKILIYSKQVGYNPDYLFLLQTILRTDPQAAVNFALMMSQMEGGCPVDYNTITDLFLQRNLIREATAFLLDVLKPNLPEHGFLQTKVLEINLVTFPNVADAILANGMFSHYDRPRIGQLCEKAGLYIRALQHYTELPDIKRVIVNTHVIEPQALVEFFGTLSREWALECMKDLLLVNLRGNLQIIVQTAKEYCEQLGVDACIKLFEQFKSYEGLYFFLGSYLSSSEDPEIHFKYIEAAAKTGQIKEVERVTRESNFYDPEKTKNFLMEAKLPDARPLINVCDRFGFVPDLTHYLYVNNMLRYIEGYVQKVNPGNAPLVVGQLLDDECAEDFIKGLILSVRSLLPVEPLVEECEKRNRLRLLTQFLEHLVSEGSQDVHVHNALGKIIIDSGDNPEHFLTTNPYYDSRVVGKYCEKRDPTLAVVAYRRGQCDDELINVTNKNSLFKLQARYVVERMDGDLWEKVLSPDNEYRRQLIDQVVSTALPESKSPDQVSATVKAFMTADLPHELIELLEKIVLQNSAFSGNFNLQNLLILTAIKADPSRVMDYINRLDNFDGPAIGEVAVEAQLYEEAFAIFKKFNLNFSAVNVLLDNIRSIDRAVEFAFRVEEEAVWSQVAKAQLREGLVSEAIESFIRADDATQFLEVIKAAEDADVYHDLVRYLLMVRQKSKEPKVDSELIYAYAKIDQLGEIEEFILMPNVANLQNVGDRLYDEALYEAAKIIFRFISNWAKLAVTHVKLKEFQSAVDAARKANSSKTWKEVCFACVDAEEFRLAQICGLNIIIQVDDLEEVSEYYQNRGCFSELISLMESGLGLERAHMGIFTELGVLYARYRPEKLMEHIKLFSTRLNIPKLIRACDEQQHWKELTYLYIQYDEFDNAATTIMNHSPEAWDHMQFKDVVVKVANVELYYKAVHFYLQEHPDLINDLLNVIALRVDHTRVVDIMRKAGQLRLVKPYMVAVQSNNVSAVNEALNGIYIEEEDYDRLRESIELHDNFDQIGLAQKIEKHELLEMRRVAAYIYKKAGRWKQSIALSKKDNLYKDCMETCSQSGERELSEELLVYFIEQGKKECFAACLFVCYDLIRPDVALELAWMNNMIDFAFPYLLQFIREYTSKVDELIKEKLEALSEVKAKEKEEKDMVAQQNMYAQLLPLALPAPPMPGMGGGFAPPPMGGMGMPPMPPYGMPSMAPY